The Paramicrobacterium fandaimingii DNA segment GGAGATTCCGCGAAGCGAGCGACGCTGACAGCATCCGCCGGCATGGAAAAAGGGGGACCGGCTCCCTAATTCCGGTCCCCCTCAAGCCCCGGATGACAACGACAACCCGAATATCGTTCTCATCCGCCCCCAAACCGGAAATCCATTCCCTAGGTGGATAACCGGCTCATGGTGAAACTCATAGAGTGCCACCTAGCAATTACTATTCTTGTGGGGATGGGCGTCCGACGCTAGTCGGCACTTTAGGGGACAAGGTCCCCCACTCTCGCAAGCCGTGAGGCTCCGAGAGCGCACGAGACATTATGCCGTAAAGTTGCGCCACCGTCCGGGACCCGGCGTCAGAGGGTGTCGAATGGGCCGCTGTGAGCGCGACCACTCGCTCGGGATCGCCTCGCCATCGGCGAGACCAGACTCGCGCGCCTCAGCGACGGCTGTGGCGATCACGGCGCTGACCGCGGCGACCTCGTCTTCTGTCGGGTTGCCGCGCACAAAACGAAACGCTCTTTCGGGGTGTGCTTCTTCGCCGTCGGTGACGGGGGAGGCGTGTCGTCCGGCGTTCATCACAGCGGAATGTTTCCGTGCTTTTTCGGCGGAGTCTGCGACCGCTTGCCCTTGAGCGAGCGGAAGGCCTTGGCGATCGAGACACGGGTCGCCGCGGGTTCGATCACCCCGTCGAGCTCGCCGCGCTCGGCGGCGAGGAACGGACTGGCGACGTTGTACGTGTACTCGTTCGCGAGGCGGGTGCGAACCGCCGCGATGTCTTCGCCGTTCTCTTCGGCTTTCTTGATCTCGTTGCGGTAGAGGATGTTGACGGCGCCCTGCCCGCCCATCACGGCGATCTCGGCTGTGGGCCACGCGAGGTTGATGTCGGCGCCGAGCTGCTTGGAGCCCATCACGATGTACGCGCCGCCGTAGGCCTTGCGCAGAATCACGGTGACGAGCGGCACCGTCGCTTCGGCGTAGGCGTACAGCAGCTTCGCGCCGCGGCGGATGACGCCCGTCCACTCCTGGTCGGTTCCGGGCAGGTAGCCGGGAACGTCGACGAGTGTGAGAATCGGAATCGAGAACGCATCGCAGAAGCGTACGAAGCGCGACGCCTTCTCGCCCGCCTCGATGTTGAGGGTGCCGGCCATGGCGTTCGGCTGGTTGGCGATGATGCCGACGCTTGTGCCTTCAATGCGCGCGAAGCCGATGACGATGTTCGGCGCGAACAGCGGCTGAACCTCGAGAAACTCTTCGTCGTCGACGAGGTGCTCGATCACCGAGACGATGTCGTACGGCTGGTTGGGGGAGTCGGGAATGATCGTGTTGAGCTTCTGATCAGCATCCGTCGTCTCAAAGTCGAACTCCGAGGAGTACGAGGGCGGGTCAGTGAGGTTGTTGTCGGGGAGATACCCGATCAGGGTGCGCGCGTAGTCGAGTGCGTCGTCCTCGTCGCTGGCGAGGTAGTGGGCGACACCGGAGCGGGTGTTGTGCGTGAGGGCGCCGCCGAGCTCTTCCATGCCGACGTCTTCGCCCGTCACCGTCTTGATGACGTCGGGCCCCGTGACGAACATCTGGCTCGTCTTGTCGACCATGATCACGAAATCGGTGAGCGCCGGGGAGTACACGGCACCGCCGGCCGCCGGGCCCATCACGATGGAGATCTGCGGAATCACGCCGGATGCCGCTGTGTTGCGACGGAAGATCTCACCGTACTTGCCGAGGGCGACGACGCCCTCTTGAATGCGGGCTCCGCCCGAGTCGAGGATGCCGATGAGGGGAACACCGCACTTCATGGCATGGTCCATCACCTTGATGATCTTCTCGCCGGCCACCTCGCCGAGCGAACCGCCGAAGATCGTGAAGTCCTGCGCATAGACGGCCACCTGCCGGCCGCCGATCGTGCCGGTTCCCGTGACGACGGAATCGCCGTACGGCCGCTTGGCGTCCATGCCGAAGGCGTAGGTGCGGTGGCGCACAAACTCGTCGAGCTCGACGAAACTTCCGTGGTCGAGCAGCTTCTCAATGCGCTCCCGGGCCGTCATCTTGCCCTTGGCGTGCTGCTTGATGATGGCGGCTTCGCCTGACGCCGTCACGGCCTCGTGATAGCGGAGTTTGAGATCGGCGAGCTTTCCGGCCGTCGTAGTGATATCGGGCTCGTTCGAGCTGTCGTCTGGAGTCACGACGTTCACTCTATCTTGGCAACCCACCGTGATGCCCTTGGAGGGTTCTGACAAGCCGTTTCGGTTGTGTTGGTGGTTATCGACACATTCGGATGCTGCTCGCCGCCGCCCCGCGCCATATTCTGTAAGCATGACCGCCCCCGATCTCTCCTCTAGTCTCGACGTCACGTCGCACATCACGTGGCTCGATGAAGCCGGTTCGACAAATGCCGAAGGTGCCGCGCGAGCCGCCGATCCGGCCGTGCCGGACTTCTCTGTCGTGGCAACGGACGCGCAGACATCGGGACGAGGCCGCCTCGATCGCGTGTGGACGACCCCTCCGGGGTCGAGCCTCGCCACGACGGTGCTGCTGCGCCCCGCCGTGCCTGCCGATCGTCTCGGGTGGATTCCGCTCATGGCGGGGCTCGCCATGACGCGTACCGTGCAGATGCTGTTGGCCGGCGCCGGCATGCGCGCGGCCGATGCCTCGCTGAAGTGGCCGAACGATGTTCTCGTGCGCGGGCGGAAAATCAGCGGCATCCTCAGTGAGCTCGTCGCGGGCGATGAGCTCGCCGTCGTCGTCGGCGCGGGGCTCAACACGGCGATGACGCGCGATCAGCTGCCTGTGGATACCGCGACGTCCCTCGCCATCGAGTGCCGCCGCACCTACAGCGTCGACGCCGTGCTGTCGCTCTACCTGACGCAGCTGCGCGAGCTGTACGAGGCGTTCGTGTCGTCGGGCGGCGATGCGCGGGCGGCTGGCCTCGTCTCGCAGGTGAGCGCCGCGTGCGAAACCCTCGGACAGGCGGTGAAGGTGCAGCTTCCCGACGGCGACCTTGTCGGCGTCGCTCGCGGGCTCGACGCCGACGGATGCCTCCTCGTGCAACCCGAGGGGGAGGCCGTTCTGCGCAGCATCTCGGCTGGCGACGTCACGCACCTGCGCCCGGTCGCCGACTCCTCACCGCGAACCTGATCAACCATTCGGAGGTCCCGCTCTCCATACGGCGTGTCGCGCACGACACGCCGTACGAATTTGCGCGTCTCCGAATGCGTAAACGCTCGGTGCTCACCGGCGAACGTCACCTGTGCGCGGTGCTGTGAGCGTGAGCAACCGGGTGAGTGCCTCATACACGATGTCCCAACTGTTGAGCGCATGGGAATAGCCGGCCCTGACAGTGGGAATGCCCTGTTTCATCGAGATGAGACCTTTGGCGAGGTCGCGCTTGCGTTGCTCCGGTGTCGAATGAAAACTGTCTCCGTCGAGATCTATACCCACGCGGTCGTCGACGAGCAAGTCGAGATCGCTTGCCCCGGGTAGAGGAACCTGCACATCGACTCGGTGCCCCAGCCGCACAAGTCTCACCCTGATGCGACTCTCGAGTCCGGAGTCTGCCCGCGCATCGACCAAGTTTCGACACACGCTGCGTGACGGCGGAAGGTCGTGCGCGATAGTGAGCCAATCTGTGAGGCTGATCGCGTCATGATGCAGCGCAGAGTCCACGCACGCTACGGCGTGCTCGATGTC contains these protein-coding regions:
- a CDS encoding acyl-CoA carboxylase subunit epsilon is translated as MNAGRHASPVTDGEEAHPERAFRFVRGNPTEDEVAAVSAVIATAVAEARESGLADGEAIPSEWSRSQRPIRHPLTPGPGRWRNFTA
- a CDS encoding acyl-CoA carboxylase subunit beta, producing the protein MTPDDSSNEPDITTTAGKLADLKLRYHEAVTASGEAAIIKQHAKGKMTARERIEKLLDHGSFVELDEFVRHRTYAFGMDAKRPYGDSVVTGTGTIGGRQVAVYAQDFTIFGGSLGEVAGEKIIKVMDHAMKCGVPLIGILDSGGARIQEGVVALGKYGEIFRRNTAASGVIPQISIVMGPAAGGAVYSPALTDFVIMVDKTSQMFVTGPDVIKTVTGEDVGMEELGGALTHNTRSGVAHYLASDEDDALDYARTLIGYLPDNNLTDPPSYSSEFDFETTDADQKLNTIIPDSPNQPYDIVSVIEHLVDDEEFLEVQPLFAPNIVIGFARIEGTSVGIIANQPNAMAGTLNIEAGEKASRFVRFCDAFSIPILTLVDVPGYLPGTDQEWTGVIRRGAKLLYAYAEATVPLVTVILRKAYGGAYIVMGSKQLGADINLAWPTAEIAVMGGQGAVNILYRNEIKKAEENGEDIAAVRTRLANEYTYNVASPFLAAERGELDGVIEPAATRVSIAKAFRSLKGKRSQTPPKKHGNIPL
- a CDS encoding biotin--[acetyl-CoA-carboxylase] ligase, translating into MTAPDLSSSLDVTSHITWLDEAGSTNAEGAARAADPAVPDFSVVATDAQTSGRGRLDRVWTTPPGSSLATTVLLRPAVPADRLGWIPLMAGLAMTRTVQMLLAGAGMRAADASLKWPNDVLVRGRKISGILSELVAGDELAVVVGAGLNTAMTRDQLPVDTATSLAIECRRTYSVDAVLSLYLTQLRELYEAFVSSGGDARAAGLVSQVSAACETLGQAVKVQLPDGDLVGVARGLDADGCLLVQPEGEAVLRSISAGDVTHLRPVADSSPRT